The following proteins are encoded in a genomic region of Synechococcus sp. ROS8604:
- a CDS encoding sulfite exporter TauE/SafE family protein, producing MVPWWDIPLLISLGLLAGGLAGLLGIGGGLIFAPVLLWLNLPPHQALATSSFAIVPTALAGTIVHLQSGSLPTRSALAIGLAGFGSAFLFGGLGGLAAGWVLLAMQTAVYVLLAFSIKEPPQAEEEAGEEENQEKEEEKEPLCLETEETSAPLLAGVGCIAGWTAGMLGLGGGLVLVPLMSGPFSVPIHQAIRLSTVAVLCSASAASLQFLHEGRGIPWMGLTLGSVAALAAQWTARRLDLFDSAVLVRCLRGLAIVLAVDSSRRAIQLVLSQPNMFMH from the coding sequence GTGGTGCCTTGGTGGGATATTCCGCTCTTGATCAGCCTCGGACTCTTGGCAGGAGGGTTGGCTGGATTGTTAGGAATCGGCGGTGGTCTCATTTTTGCACCGGTTTTGCTCTGGCTCAACCTGCCTCCTCATCAAGCGCTCGCCACTAGCAGCTTTGCCATTGTCCCCACCGCTCTAGCAGGGACAATCGTCCATCTTCAAAGTGGAAGCCTGCCAACACGATCAGCCCTAGCCATCGGCTTAGCAGGATTCGGATCAGCATTTTTATTTGGAGGGCTTGGTGGCCTTGCCGCTGGATGGGTGCTGTTGGCAATGCAAACAGCGGTCTATGTGTTGTTGGCCTTTTCTATCAAAGAGCCGCCACAAGCTGAGGAAGAGGCTGGAGAAGAAGAGAACCAGGAAAAAGAAGAGGAAAAAGAGCCACTTTGCTTGGAAACGGAAGAAACCTCCGCGCCCCTGCTGGCTGGTGTGGGCTGCATCGCCGGCTGGACAGCGGGCATGCTTGGTCTTGGTGGAGGACTCGTGCTCGTCCCACTGATGAGTGGGCCTTTTTCAGTCCCGATCCATCAAGCCATTCGACTCAGCACCGTCGCAGTGTTGTGCTCAGCGAGTGCAGCATCCCTGCAATTTCTGCATGAGGGCCGAGGCATTCCTTGGATGGGACTCACGCTGGGAAGTGTGGCAGCACTGGCGGCCCAATGGACAGCAAGGCGCCTCGATCTTTTTGATTCGGCTGTGTTGGTTCGTTGTCTACGAGGACTGGCCATTGTCTTGGCCGTCGATAGCAGCCGACGAGCCATTCAACTTGTCCTGAGTCAACCAAACATGTTCATGCACTAA